The Allorhodopirellula heiligendammensis genome includes a window with the following:
- a CDS encoding DUF1553 domain-containing protein: MLPIPFRYLLLVAAVSRLVAPAHVAEADEVIDFNRDIRPLLSGNCLVCHGPDEGSRVTDLRLDTEAGSQEDLGGYAAIAPGDAEASEIIERLTTDDADLRMPPEGKGRAFTPADVELIRRWIDQGAHYARHWSYVKPERPPLPPVTDETWPINAVDYFVLAKLEAEGLTPSPAADRLTLARRVALDLTGLPPTWQEASAFANDPRSDAYEIYVDQMLAKPTFGERWASVWLDLARYADSAGYADDPMRTIWAYRDYVIRSLNENKPFDEFTIEQIAGDLMDDPTESQLIATAFHRNTMTNNEGGTNDEEFRNVAVVDRVNTTMAVWMGTTMACAQCHTHKYDPITLDEYFQFFDFFNQTADADQRDERPVLAIWTDEQKQRKRELQTQLAELEKSLNHSTPEIRAAQRKWVAELIAPATWQALQPTSATLNDRALDVDGQGWIVTASDSSDAGEIVINCGVDAPLAGLRLEAPAGDESALPVSDVHATWSPSESAVTPARYVRIDLPGDKKMIHLAELQVFANGVNVATTATATQSSTGFGGNVQYAIDGNTDGTFNSGSVTHTAVEQDPWLELDLGSIQPIDSLVIWNRTDGGESILQRLTGFKISLLDEKREVTWQHSPPAVPSPQHRYVTTGIVPLDLTAIAGEDGSYVLDAVKEITGGTLTIRLNVPPSKSKRFRLSMTSDDRVIQWRDIPAKIQRAIDKPESARTNSERDQIAEYYRTVTPLLADVRSQVETRRAELAKLTPETSVPVMRDLPEAKRRVTKVQQRGSYLSTGDEVSAGVPAAFHDLQVASGSRPDRMTLARWLVDEDNPLTARVIANRHWEQIFGIGLVDTSEDFGSQGEMPSHPQLLDYLAVELREGGWNLKSLLRMLVTSATYRQSSQATPELFQDDPNNRLLARGPRFRATAEVVRDQALFVSGLLSDKMFGPPVQPMQPNLGLSAAFGSGTDWKTSSGGDRYRRGLYTLWRRSSPYPSMAQFDSPNREVCTVRRIRTNTPLQALVTLNDPVYIEAAQALARRAIEAENDPQLRVTFMFEQVLLRRPSDAEVTRLLTFIDELTGHYGRHTEEAAAMATEPLGPLTDELASRCTTTELAVWTVLSNVILNLDETFMKR, translated from the coding sequence ATGTTGCCTATCCCATTCCGATATTTGCTGCTCGTCGCTGCAGTCTCCAGGCTGGTTGCCCCCGCGCACGTCGCTGAGGCGGACGAAGTCATTGATTTCAACCGGGACATCCGCCCGCTGCTGTCGGGAAATTGTCTGGTTTGCCATGGCCCCGACGAAGGCAGCCGAGTAACGGATTTGAGGCTCGATACCGAAGCCGGGTCACAAGAAGATTTGGGTGGTTATGCCGCGATCGCCCCCGGTGATGCTGAGGCGAGCGAGATCATTGAGCGGTTGACGACCGACGACGCGGATCTGCGAATGCCCCCCGAGGGAAAAGGTCGCGCCTTCACGCCCGCCGACGTCGAATTGATTCGTCGTTGGATCGACCAGGGGGCTCACTACGCGAGGCATTGGTCCTACGTCAAACCAGAACGACCACCGCTGCCACCGGTGACCGACGAAACCTGGCCAATCAATGCGGTCGACTATTTCGTGTTGGCTAAGCTCGAAGCGGAAGGTTTGACGCCGTCACCTGCTGCGGATCGCTTAACGCTCGCACGCCGCGTAGCACTGGATCTGACAGGTCTGCCGCCGACGTGGCAGGAGGCGTCTGCTTTCGCCAACGACCCGCGCAGCGATGCCTATGAAATCTATGTTGATCAGATGCTCGCCAAACCTACCTTTGGTGAACGCTGGGCAAGTGTGTGGTTGGACCTCGCCCGCTACGCGGACTCGGCCGGATACGCCGATGATCCCATGCGTACGATTTGGGCCTATCGCGACTACGTGATCCGCTCACTCAACGAGAACAAGCCCTTCGACGAATTCACCATCGAACAGATCGCAGGTGACCTGATGGACGACCCGACCGAGTCACAGCTCATCGCGACGGCCTTCCACCGCAACACGATGACGAATAATGAAGGCGGCACCAACGACGAGGAGTTCCGCAATGTGGCCGTCGTCGATCGGGTAAATACGACGATGGCGGTGTGGATGGGGACGACGATGGCGTGCGCACAGTGCCACACACACAAATACGACCCGATCACCCTCGACGAATACTTTCAATTCTTTGATTTTTTCAACCAGACCGCTGACGCCGACCAACGCGATGAGCGACCCGTACTGGCGATCTGGACCGACGAGCAGAAGCAGCGAAAACGGGAATTGCAAACCCAACTCGCGGAGCTAGAGAAATCGCTCAATCACTCAACACCTGAGATCCGAGCGGCCCAGCGAAAGTGGGTCGCCGAGCTGATCGCCCCCGCGACATGGCAAGCCTTGCAGCCTACCTCGGCGACATTGAATGACCGCGCGCTGGATGTTGACGGTCAGGGCTGGATCGTGACCGCATCGGATTCATCCGATGCCGGCGAGATCGTCATTAATTGTGGGGTGGACGCACCCCTGGCAGGCTTGCGGCTGGAGGCACCCGCAGGCGATGAAAGTGCATTGCCAGTGAGCGATGTCCACGCGACGTGGTCGCCCTCTGAGTCTGCAGTGACCCCTGCTCGCTACGTCAGGATAGATCTTCCCGGCGACAAGAAAATGATTCATCTCGCCGAACTGCAAGTGTTCGCCAATGGCGTCAATGTTGCCACCACAGCGACTGCAACGCAAAGTTCGACAGGATTTGGCGGCAATGTTCAGTATGCAATCGATGGGAACACCGATGGCACATTTAATTCCGGTTCGGTCACCCATACCGCAGTGGAGCAAGACCCTTGGTTGGAGTTGGATCTCGGCTCAATCCAACCAATCGATTCGCTGGTAATTTGGAATCGAACCGACGGAGGTGAATCCATTCTGCAGCGACTCACAGGTTTCAAAATCTCTCTGCTTGATGAGAAACGAGAAGTCACGTGGCAACACAGTCCCCCCGCAGTACCGTCTCCCCAGCATCGGTACGTTACCACCGGCATCGTTCCGCTGGATCTCACCGCCATCGCTGGCGAGGACGGGTCCTACGTTCTAGACGCGGTTAAGGAAATCACAGGCGGCACGCTCACGATCCGATTGAATGTTCCACCTAGCAAATCCAAACGATTTCGCTTGTCGATGACATCCGATGATCGTGTGATCCAGTGGCGTGATATCCCGGCCAAGATTCAGCGAGCGATCGATAAGCCTGAGAGCGCGCGAACTAACAGCGAGCGAGACCAGATCGCCGAGTACTACCGCACCGTCACACCGCTGCTCGCGGATGTTCGATCGCAAGTAGAAACGCGGCGAGCGGAGTTGGCGAAACTCACTCCCGAAACAAGCGTGCCGGTCATGCGAGACCTGCCGGAGGCGAAGCGTCGCGTTACGAAAGTTCAGCAACGAGGTAGCTATCTCAGTACCGGCGACGAAGTCAGTGCGGGAGTACCGGCAGCGTTTCATGATCTGCAGGTGGCCAGCGGATCGCGGCCTGACCGAATGACGCTCGCTCGTTGGCTCGTCGATGAGGACAATCCGTTGACAGCTCGGGTGATCGCCAATCGGCATTGGGAACAAATCTTTGGTATCGGCTTGGTAGACACGAGCGAGGATTTTGGCTCCCAAGGCGAAATGCCTTCGCATCCTCAGTTACTCGATTATCTGGCGGTGGAACTGCGTGAGGGTGGCTGGAATTTGAAATCGTTGTTGCGGATGCTGGTCACATCAGCAACCTATCGCCAGAGTTCGCAGGCCACACCTGAGTTATTTCAAGATGATCCCAACAATCGACTGCTTGCCCGCGGGCCTCGATTTCGGGCAACCGCGGAGGTCGTACGTGACCAAGCATTATTCGTCAGCGGATTGCTCAGCGACAAGATGTTTGGCCCCCCGGTGCAACCGATGCAACCGAACCTGGGACTGAGCGCCGCCTTCGGTTCAGGCACCGACTGGAAGACGAGCAGCGGTGGGGATCGCTACCGCCGAGGTCTTTACACCCTGTGGCGCCGGTCGAGCCCCTATCCGTCGATGGCCCAATTTGACTCACCGAATCGTGAGGTATGTACCGTCCGCCGCATCCGTACGAACACACCTCTGCAGGCCCTCGTAACGCTCAACGACCCGGTCTATATCGAGGCCGCTCAGGCATTGGCTCGCCGCGCGATCGAGGCCGAGAACGATCCGCAGTTGCGCGTCACATTTATGTTCGAGCAAGTCTTACTACGCCGGCCGAGCGACGCGGAAGTGACGCGGCTACTCACGTTCATTGATGAGCTGACGGGTCATTACGGTCGACACACCGAAGAGGCGGCAGCAATGGCGACCGAACCACTCGGGCCCCTGACAGATGAACTGGCATCGCGATGCACGACAACGGAACTGGCGGTCTGGACCGTGCTCAGCAACGTGATCTTGAATCTCGATGAAACATTCATGAAACGTTAA
- a CDS encoding phosphoglycerate kinase: MAKKTIDQTEVAGKTVLMRVDFNVPLNEQNEITDDRRIRMALPSIRSVVDRGGRVILMSHLGRPTGGAGDEKFSLAPAATRLGELLGSPVHFASDTVGEDAHAKAAELKAGEVLVVENLRFNPGEKKGDAEFAGKLAAMADVYCNDAFGTCHREDASMVAVPQAMAGKPRVVGHLVAKEIQYLADAISNPARPFVAILGGAKVSDKINVINNLLGICDAILIGGAMAYTFSLAQGGQVGDSLVEKDKVDLAKELLAKSNGKLHLPVDTHCGDDFGNIAGCNKKVVPAGQIPDGMEGLDIGPETAKKYAEIIKDAKTVVWNGPMGVFEKPPMDAGTRAVAEAVADSDAISIIGGGDSAAAVEQLGFADRVSHVSTGGGASLAMLEGKAFTAVDLLDEA; the protein is encoded by the coding sequence ATGGCCAAAAAGACGATCGATCAGACCGAAGTCGCTGGCAAAACGGTCCTTATGCGGGTCGATTTCAACGTCCCGCTCAACGAGCAAAACGAGATCACCGACGACCGGCGGATCCGGATGGCTCTACCCAGTATCCGCAGCGTCGTTGATCGGGGTGGCAGGGTGATTCTGATGAGCCACCTGGGACGGCCCACCGGTGGTGCTGGCGACGAAAAATTCTCGCTGGCTCCCGCTGCCACGCGACTCGGCGAGCTGCTTGGCAGTCCCGTCCACTTCGCCAGCGACACGGTCGGCGAAGACGCCCACGCCAAAGCCGCTGAGCTGAAGGCGGGCGAAGTCCTTGTGGTGGAAAACCTGCGGTTCAACCCCGGCGAGAAAAAAGGCGACGCCGAATTCGCCGGCAAACTCGCCGCGATGGCAGACGTGTACTGTAATGACGCCTTCGGCACCTGCCACCGCGAAGACGCCTCCATGGTCGCCGTCCCGCAAGCCATGGCTGGCAAACCTCGCGTCGTGGGTCACCTCGTCGCCAAAGAGATCCAGTATCTCGCCGACGCGATTAGCAACCCGGCGCGCCCGTTCGTCGCCATCCTCGGCGGTGCCAAGGTCAGCGACAAGATCAACGTGATCAACAATCTGCTGGGCATCTGCGACGCCATCCTGATTGGCGGAGCGATGGCCTACACCTTCTCACTGGCTCAGGGCGGTCAGGTCGGCGATAGCTTGGTCGAGAAGGACAAAGTCGATTTGGCGAAGGAACTGCTGGCCAAGAGCAATGGCAAACTGCACCTGCCTGTCGATACGCACTGCGGCGACGACTTCGGCAACATCGCAGGTTGCAACAAAAAAGTCGTCCCCGCCGGACAGATCCCCGACGGCATGGAAGGCTTGGACATCGGCCCAGAAACCGCCAAAAAGTATGCCGAAATTATCAAGGACGCCAAGACCGTCGTCTGGAACGGACCGATGGGTGTGTTCGAAAAGCCACCGATGGACGCAGGTACCCGCGCCGTGGCCGAAGCGGTTGCCGATAGTGATGCGATCAGCATCATTGGTGGTGGAGATAGCGCCGCGGCCGTCGAACAACTCGGTTTCGCCGACCGTGTCAGCCACGTCAGCACCGGTGGCGGCGCCTCACTCGCCATGCTCGAAGGCAAAGCGTTCACGGCAGTCGATTTGCTCGACGAAGCGTAA
- a CDS encoding glycosyltransferase family 2 protein — protein sequence MIIPTANTLRCLDPTLQSLASLADRPEDVVVVQNGLNEQARLADRVDYDRVAQQYDCLHLKIVYDEVPGLLSGRHRGVQESRGDLLVFIDDDITVSSDWLTELSSVFNDAEVVLATGPSLPAFEIEPPAWLPQCWRPTPCGGRQLAQLSLLELNTAAPVEIDTDLVWGLNYAIRRHTLLQHGGFHPDCVPKSLQHFQGDGETGLSRKIDAAGERAVYNPAALVFHHIGQERLTLDYFAQRAFYQGVCDSYTQIRDGEHPTLDSAADASAARRWLRHWRRILWPPEELDDLQARFALAYRRGFDFHRVCVQSSPTLLEWVRRQNYLDYAYPTLEPDFKAPPS from the coding sequence GTGATCATCCCCACCGCCAACACACTGCGGTGCCTCGATCCAACACTTCAGTCGCTAGCGTCACTGGCCGATCGCCCCGAAGATGTGGTCGTCGTCCAAAACGGGCTGAACGAGCAAGCTCGCCTCGCCGATAGGGTCGACTACGATCGCGTCGCCCAGCAGTACGACTGCTTACACCTCAAAATTGTTTACGACGAAGTGCCCGGCCTGCTCTCAGGGCGCCATCGTGGCGTGCAAGAGTCTCGCGGCGACCTACTGGTATTCATCGACGACGACATCACTGTCTCGTCTGATTGGCTAACGGAACTGTCGAGCGTGTTCAATGACGCAGAGGTTGTGCTGGCGACCGGCCCCAGCCTCCCGGCCTTCGAGATCGAACCGCCCGCGTGGTTGCCGCAGTGTTGGCGACCGACACCCTGTGGCGGACGCCAGCTGGCGCAGCTGAGCCTGCTAGAACTCAACACGGCTGCACCCGTCGAGATCGACACTGATCTCGTCTGGGGACTCAACTACGCCATTCGTCGCCACACGCTACTCCAGCACGGCGGTTTTCATCCCGATTGCGTTCCCAAATCATTGCAGCACTTTCAAGGTGATGGCGAGACCGGGCTGAGTCGCAAGATCGATGCGGCGGGCGAGCGGGCGGTCTACAATCCCGCCGCTCTGGTCTTTCACCACATTGGCCAGGAGCGTCTGACGTTGGACTATTTTGCCCAGCGCGCGTTCTATCAGGGCGTCTGCGACTCGTACACCCAGATTCGCGACGGTGAACACCCGACCCTCGATTCGGCTGCGGACGCATCTGCCGCCCGTCGATGGTTGAGACACTGGCGACGAATCCTGTGGCCCCCGGAAGAACTGGACGATCTCCAAGCTCGATTCGCTCTCGCCTATCGACGCGGCTTCGATTTTCACCGCGTCTGCGTGCAATCTTCACCCACGTTGCTGGAGTGGGTGCGACGCCAGAACTATCTTGACTACGCCTATCCGACTCTTGAACCTGATTTCAAGGCCCCGCCGTCATGA
- a CDS encoding class I SAM-dependent methyltransferase: MTPREVELQKKIAQYHFYHFIELTDNIRTPGIPEYVPTQQGVLAALDRADLSGKRVLDIGCRDGLYSFKAEQRGAAEVVAIDNCLSRAAVELLIPELNSNVQMHEQNLFNLTAETFGKFDTIIFAGVLYHLRYPFWALKLLRDLLTDCGQIILETGVMLNDPDLPLMFCPTEGDSPYEPTSVTFFNPKGLRDTLATLGLHVTHQELLNHPELLNRSPQLGIKNRVKRFLGRTPERIIDRMTLTCELGKASSSAETRDYWDATHRLE, translated from the coding sequence ATGACCCCGCGAGAAGTGGAACTACAGAAAAAGATCGCTCAATATCATTTCTATCATTTCATCGAGTTGACCGATAATATCCGAACCCCAGGGATTCCTGAGTATGTGCCTACTCAGCAGGGCGTACTGGCGGCGTTGGATCGAGCAGATCTGTCCGGCAAACGTGTCCTCGACATCGGCTGCCGAGACGGCCTGTATTCGTTTAAAGCCGAGCAGCGAGGCGCCGCCGAAGTGGTCGCTATCGATAACTGTTTATCAAGAGCAGCTGTCGAATTATTGATCCCGGAACTGAATTCCAATGTGCAAATGCACGAACAAAATCTATTTAACTTGACGGCCGAAACGTTCGGAAAATTTGACACCATCATCTTCGCAGGTGTGCTCTATCATTTACGGTATCCATTCTGGGCACTGAAGCTACTACGAGATCTGCTGACCGATTGCGGCCAGATCATCTTGGAGACGGGCGTGATGCTCAACGACCCCGATCTTCCGCTGATGTTTTGCCCCACCGAAGGGGACAGCCCGTATGAGCCCACATCGGTGACGTTTTTCAATCCCAAGGGATTACGCGACACGCTTGCTACCCTCGGCCTGCACGTGACCCACCAAGAGTTACTGAACCATCCTGAGCTCCTGAACCGATCGCCCCAACTGGGCATCAAGAATCGCGTCAAACGGTTTCTTGGACGGACACCCGAGCGGATCATCGATCGCATGACGCTGACGTGCGAACTGGGCAAGGCGAGCAGCTCAGCGGAAACACGTGATTATTGGGACGCCACCCATCGGCTCGAATAG
- a CDS encoding PVC-type heme-binding CxxCH protein, with product MLHPIVIRPILALGVLLSLCCSGPVSAADPAKSKPISSGNAAAPDQQVLPIEQGQRIAAVGNCLAERMNLFGNFETRLQLRQVDRDIRFRNFGWPADEVGNRQRPNNYTVIDDPLKVFSPNLFLCFYGFNESFAGDDAKSVDAFIADYRKWIAELKKTYSSAGEATRFVLVSPVAFESEWTDDPLHNRLHPDADKRNASLAIYRDAIKKLAAEDGHRFVDLLDDTSTKFNQEQGLQFTINGAHLNEAGDELMGELLDQALFGTDALSDEETDRFQRVRTWVNDKSWLHLQDYRMLNGWYVYGGRRTWDTETFPTEYRKIRAMVDVRDQYIWDLAAGREVADEPDDSGTGSVVVPPTMFGTRDENFRKWREPEELVYPTPEESISMMKVPEDFRVELFASEIDFPELANPNQIAFDAKGRLWVSCMPNYPQWQPGAQRPSDRLLILEDTDGDGRADKTTTFYDKLICPTGFEFVNGGVLVVDEPRILFLKDTDGDDHADEVVQLIDGIATGDTHHAMGAWELSPGGLLYMLEGIAISTSVETPWGPFRNRDRGGVYVFDPITMRFRHFVTPGYGNPWCMVFDEWGQGIVGDGTNAKQHWATPLSGQEVTTRKTLEPVFDNEGMRPAVGNEFLFSRQLPDSVQGEFIYACVINMHGMPRFTLHDQEGTAGYTGKRIDDLLSSTDMIFRPVDPKIGPDGAIWFGDWCNALIGHMQYSQRDPNRDHTHGRVYRMVYEKKPLLETADFDGDSAAELFKQLEVPELRTRYRVRRELRERPKAETAAALKAWLTDDSDAQQLCEAMWVQESYRDLDPELITRIMQNDDFHARAAAVHAVSNEMDRFPGAFELIANAVSDPHPRVRLEAVRALSFFPTEEALVAALAVTQHPMDYWIDYTLEHTLHAFEPIWSGHDKDADFLASAPEEFKRYFHLYRAKSGPGGEAVQPLMLAEDVDAKMEHRDAAIRQLAGIRGGNAARGEGVFKQVCSACHKIGDLGKEFGPDLTDVGTRFDGEKIIRSILMPNDEISKGFETVMLLDYDGMTHSGFILKEDDQSISLGIADGKEDTVLKDEIEIRKDMKASSMPEGLAKTIAPIEFLDLVAYLKAQKDAKRVTQRGRGKHSRWVRTEYRNPPPLRKHADSIEVSQDAWLSLGPNFPNSNWNDQTHLFLSPAPRADFDFAFHSDHDTDSPYVTVRLAQDQEIHHLFLRNRIQSTFHNRADGLTVWISEDDENYTKVWASEKPQLEWMIDFPAGTHARYIRIGLAGAGTFHLDQAIVFGSP from the coding sequence ATGCTCCATCCGATCGTCATCCGGCCAATTCTCGCCTTGGGCGTGTTGCTGAGCCTCTGCTGTAGCGGCCCCGTTTCCGCCGCCGATCCCGCCAAGTCCAAACCAATCAGTTCAGGGAACGCTGCGGCACCCGACCAACAGGTTTTGCCGATCGAGCAAGGGCAGCGGATTGCGGCGGTAGGCAACTGTTTGGCCGAGCGGATGAATTTGTTCGGCAATTTCGAGACTCGGCTGCAACTGCGACAGGTCGATCGAGACATTCGCTTTCGCAATTTTGGCTGGCCCGCCGACGAGGTCGGGAATCGTCAGCGCCCCAACAATTACACCGTCATTGACGATCCGCTGAAGGTTTTCTCGCCCAATTTGTTCTTATGTTTTTACGGGTTCAACGAATCCTTCGCGGGCGATGACGCCAAGTCTGTCGATGCATTCATCGCCGACTATCGCAAGTGGATCGCCGAGCTGAAGAAGACCTACTCGAGTGCGGGAGAAGCAACGCGATTTGTGCTGGTCAGCCCAGTTGCTTTTGAGTCCGAGTGGACGGACGATCCGCTGCACAACCGACTGCACCCAGACGCCGACAAACGCAACGCGAGTCTGGCGATCTATCGTGACGCGATCAAGAAATTGGCAGCCGAGGATGGGCACCGCTTTGTCGATCTCTTGGACGATACTTCGACCAAATTCAACCAAGAACAGGGGCTCCAGTTCACGATCAACGGCGCTCACCTCAATGAGGCTGGCGACGAATTGATGGGCGAACTGCTCGATCAAGCCCTGTTCGGCACGGATGCATTGTCTGACGAAGAAACAGATCGTTTTCAACGTGTGCGGACCTGGGTTAACGACAAGTCCTGGCTGCATCTGCAAGATTATCGGATGCTCAATGGATGGTACGTGTACGGTGGTCGCCGTACTTGGGACACGGAGACGTTCCCGACCGAGTATCGGAAAATCCGGGCAATGGTAGACGTACGTGATCAATACATTTGGGACCTCGCTGCGGGGCGGGAGGTAGCTGATGAGCCGGATGACTCCGGCACCGGTAGCGTTGTTGTGCCTCCCACCATGTTCGGAACACGAGATGAGAATTTCCGCAAGTGGCGTGAGCCTGAGGAGCTCGTTTATCCGACTCCCGAAGAATCAATCAGCATGATGAAAGTCCCCGAGGATTTTCGCGTGGAGTTGTTTGCTTCTGAAATTGATTTCCCCGAGTTGGCGAACCCGAACCAAATCGCCTTTGATGCCAAAGGGCGCTTATGGGTGTCGTGCATGCCAAATTACCCTCAGTGGCAACCGGGGGCCCAACGTCCCAGTGACCGACTGCTGATTTTAGAGGACACCGATGGCGATGGTCGGGCGGATAAGACTACCACGTTCTATGACAAGCTCATTTGCCCAACCGGATTTGAGTTCGTCAACGGCGGTGTGCTCGTCGTTGATGAACCGCGCATACTGTTTCTGAAAGATACCGACGGAGACGACCACGCCGACGAAGTCGTCCAGCTCATCGACGGCATCGCGACGGGTGACACGCACCATGCGATGGGCGCTTGGGAACTGTCTCCCGGTGGGCTGCTCTACATGCTCGAAGGTATTGCCATTTCCACCAGCGTCGAGACGCCTTGGGGACCCTTCCGTAATCGGGATCGCGGGGGCGTGTATGTCTTCGACCCGATCACAATGAGATTTCGGCACTTCGTCACCCCTGGCTACGGTAACCCGTGGTGCATGGTCTTTGATGAATGGGGACAGGGAATTGTCGGTGACGGCACGAATGCCAAACAGCATTGGGCGACGCCACTGTCGGGCCAGGAAGTCACCACTCGCAAGACTCTCGAGCCCGTGTTTGACAATGAAGGAATGCGGCCTGCGGTCGGCAATGAGTTTCTCTTCTCAAGACAGCTACCCGATTCCGTCCAGGGAGAGTTTATCTACGCCTGCGTCATCAACATGCACGGCATGCCACGTTTTACGTTGCACGACCAAGAGGGCACGGCCGGATACACCGGCAAGAGAATCGATGATTTGCTCTCGTCGACCGACATGATTTTCCGGCCCGTTGACCCCAAAATCGGTCCCGACGGAGCGATTTGGTTTGGTGATTGGTGCAATGCCTTGATCGGACACATGCAGTATTCCCAGCGTGATCCCAACCGCGATCATACGCACGGCCGCGTCTATCGGATGGTGTACGAGAAGAAGCCGCTGCTAGAAACGGCTGATTTCGATGGAGATTCGGCAGCGGAATTGTTTAAGCAACTCGAGGTCCCCGAGCTTCGCACTCGCTACCGCGTGCGGCGTGAACTGCGAGAACGCCCCAAGGCCGAAACCGCTGCCGCGTTGAAGGCCTGGCTGACCGACGACAGTGACGCACAGCAACTATGCGAGGCAATGTGGGTGCAGGAGAGCTACCGCGATCTCGATCCGGAATTGATCACCCGAATCATGCAGAACGATGATTTTCATGCCCGCGCCGCAGCCGTGCACGCGGTCTCCAACGAGATGGATCGGTTCCCTGGTGCGTTTGAGTTGATTGCCAATGCTGTCAGCGATCCCCATCCCCGAGTGCGTCTTGAAGCCGTGCGGGCATTGAGCTTTTTCCCTACCGAAGAGGCGCTGGTGGCTGCTCTCGCGGTCACCCAGCACCCCATGGACTACTGGATCGATTATACCCTCGAGCACACCTTGCACGCTTTCGAACCGATCTGGTCAGGCCACGACAAGGACGCCGATTTTCTGGCGTCCGCTCCAGAGGAGTTTAAGCGATATTTCCATCTTTACCGTGCCAAGAGTGGGCCGGGCGGCGAGGCCGTGCAGCCCTTGATGCTTGCCGAAGATGTAGATGCCAAGATGGAACACCGGGACGCTGCCATCAGGCAGTTGGCAGGCATTCGTGGCGGCAACGCTGCACGTGGCGAAGGCGTGTTCAAGCAGGTCTGCTCGGCATGCCACAAAATCGGTGATCTTGGCAAAGAGTTTGGCCCTGATTTGACGGATGTCGGCACTCGCTTTGACGGTGAAAAAATCATTCGCTCAATCCTGATGCCCAATGATGAAATCTCCAAGGGTTTTGAGACGGTGATGCTGCTCGATTACGATGGCATGACCCATTCAGGTTTCATCCTGAAAGAAGACGATCAGTCAATTTCATTGGGGATTGCTGATGGGAAAGAAGACACGGTCCTGAAGGATGAAATCGAAATTCGCAAAGACATGAAAGCGAGCTCGATGCCGGAGGGTTTGGCCAAGACGATCGCGCCGATTGAATTCTTGGACTTGGTGGCGTATCTCAAGGCTCAGAAAGACGCCAAACGTGTCACACAACGAGGCCGTGGCAAGCATTCACGATGGGTACGGACGGAGTATCGTAATCCTCCACCGCTGCGTAAGCACGCCGACTCCATCGAAGTGTCGCAAGACGCCTGGCTGTCGCTCGGTCCCAATTTTCCAAACTCGAATTGGAACGACCAGACCCATCTGTTTCTCTCGCCAGCACCTCGAGCCGATTTTGATTTCGCGTTTCATTCGGATCACGATACTGATTCGCCTTACGTGACAGTTCGCTTGGCTCAAGACCAAGAGATCCACCATCTGTTCTTACGCAATCGTATTCAGAGCACTTTTCACAACCGGGCGGATGGTCTGACCGTGTGGATCAGCGAGGATGACGAGAATTACACGAAAGTCTGGGCTTCGGAAAAACCGCAGCTTGAATGGATGATTGACTTCCCTGCCGGCACGCACGCGAGATACATTCGCATCGGCTTGGCCGGTGCGGGCACGTTCCACCTGGATCAAGCGATCGTGTTTGGTTCGCCGTGA